From a single Apium graveolens cultivar Ventura chromosome 2, ASM990537v1, whole genome shotgun sequence genomic region:
- the LOC141706957 gene encoding CBL-interacting serine/threonine-protein kinase 8-like — protein sequence MVVRKVGKYEVGRTIGEGTFAKVKFAQNTETGESVAMKILDRSTILKHKMVDQIKREISIMKRVRHLHVVRLHEVLASRTKIYIILEFITGGELFDKIVHHGRLSEAEARRYFQQLIDGVSYCHSKGVFHRDLKPENLLLDSQGNLKISDFGLSALPEEGVSLLRTTCGTPNYVAPEVLSHKGYDGALADAWSCGVILYVLMAGYLPFDEMDLPTLYSKIEKADYSCPSWFPLGAKSLIHQILDPNPQTRIPIEEIKNDEWFKKDYIPAGFLEYEDINLDDVNAFLDDSEGERPDEQCRDEDAGPLNLNAFDLIILSQGLNLSALFDRGQDSVKHQTRFVSQKPAKLVLSSMEVVAQSMGFKTHIRNYKMRVEGLSENKTSHFSVILEIFEVTPTFVMVDIQKAAGDAGEYLKFYKSFCNNLDDIIWKPPSEYTKSRTAKAKSKQR from the exons ATGGTGGTTAGAAAAGTGGGAAAGTATGAAGTAGGAAGAACGATCGGAGAAGGAACATTCGCTAAAGTCAAATTCGCGCAGAACACTGAGACTGGCGAGAGTGTTGCTATGAAGATTCTCGATCGGAGCACTATTCTCAAGCACAAAATGGTCGATCAG ATTAAGAGGGAGATATCTATAATGAAGCGTGTCAGACACCTACACGTTGTTCGTCTGCATGAG GTTTTAGCAAGCCGCACAAAGATTTATATAATCTTGGAATTCATTACTGGTGGTGAATTATTTGACAAAATA GTTCATCATGGGCGACTTAGTGAGGCCGAAGCAAGAAGATATTTTCAGCAGCTCATTGATGGTGTCAGTTACTGCCACAGTAAAGGAGTCTTTCATAGAGACTTGAAG CCAGAAAATCTCTTGCTAGATTCCCAAGGAAATTTGAAAATATCTGATTTTGGACTCAGCGCACTGCCTGAAGAA GGGGTCAGCCTTCTCCGTACAACCTGCGGGACTCCTAATTATGTTGCACCAGAG GTACTTAGCCACAAGGGTTATGATGGTGCTTTAGCAGATGCTTGGTCCTGTGGGGTTATCCTATATGTGCTCATGGCAGGATATCTTCCTTTTGATGAAATGGATCTCCCCACACTGTATAGCAAG ATTGAAAAAGCTGATTATTCATGTCCATCATGGTTTCCGCTTGGAGCCAAATCTTTGATTCATCAAATTCTAGATCCCAATCCTCAGACT CGTATACCTATTGAAGAGATCAAGAATGACGAGTGGTTTAAGAAAGATTACATTCCTGCTGGATTTCTTGAATATGAAGATATTAACCTGGATGATGTAAATGCTTTTCTTGATGATTCCGAG GGAGAACGGCCTGATGAGCAGTGTAGGGATGAAGATGCAGGTCCACTGAATCTTAATGCATTTGACCTAATTATCCTCTCCCAAGGCTTGAACCTTTCTGCACTATTTGACCGCGGACAG GACTCGGTCAAGCATCAAACACGCTTTGTCTCTCAAAAACCAGCTAAATTGGTTTTATCAAGTATGGAAGTTGTTGCGCAATCAATGGGTTTCAAAACACATATTCGTAATTACAAG ATGAGGGTGGAAGGTCTTTCAGAAAACAAAACATCCCATTTTTCGGTTATACTCGAA ATATTTGAAGTTACTCCAACTTTTGTTATGGTTGACATTCAAAAGGCAGCTGGAGATGCCGGAGAATACCTCAAG TTCTACAAAAGTTTTTGCAACAATCTTGACGATATCATCTGGAAACCGCCTAGTGAGTATACTAAATCAAGG